A genome region from Archaeoglobus fulgidus DSM 4304 includes the following:
- a CDS encoding XTP/dITP diphosphatase gives MYFITSNEGKFREVREMASKYGIEIEWLKMEYIEPQGSSLEEIARLSAEMLAEKVEGEFVIEDSGLFVEALKGFPGPYSSYVFKTIGNEGILKLMEGVENRKAYFMAVVAYFDGKEVRTFTGKVEGEISREMRGTQGFGYDPIFLYGNKTFAEMATEEKNQVSHRRKAFEEFFRWLKENKI, from the coding sequence ATGTACTTCATAACGTCCAACGAGGGAAAGTTCAGGGAAGTAAGAGAGATGGCCTCAAAGTACGGAATCGAGATAGAGTGGCTGAAGATGGAGTACATTGAGCCGCAGGGAAGCAGTCTGGAGGAGATTGCAAGGCTTAGTGCTGAGATGCTGGCTGAGAAGGTGGAGGGGGAGTTCGTAATTGAGGACAGCGGTCTGTTCGTTGAGGCTTTGAAGGGCTTTCCCGGGCCCTACTCAAGCTACGTTTTCAAAACCATCGGCAACGAGGGGATTCTTAAGCTCATGGAAGGCGTTGAGAACAGAAAAGCCTACTTCATGGCTGTCGTAGCCTACTTTGACGGCAAGGAGGTGAGAACCTTCACCGGCAAGGTGGAGGGGGAAATCTCCAGAGAAATGCGGGGAACTCAGGGCTTCGGCTACGACCCCATCTTCCTCTACGGCAATAAAACCTTCGCAGAAATGGCAACCGAGGAGAAGAACCAAGTTTCCCACAGAAGAAAGGCCTTCGAGGAGTTTTTCAGATGGCTTAAGGAGAATAAAATTTAA